The following proteins are encoded in a genomic region of Colletotrichum higginsianum IMI 349063 chromosome 9, whole genome shotgun sequence:
- a CDS encoding Cytochrome P450 gives MWIVSLLWYPILPAVAAAILVFIFGSWVLSTRRPKDFPPGPPPALIMGNVLQLPSEKNFLKFHEWKKTYGDIFGIKIGADNYSDRQQPYITSQIVNPGTLLFMNNDHNIKKTRTALRHLVGTAELQRAMTVQTAHSAVLMKRIMEDPKSFHEHLKQWALATPLSILSGQAVSESGVLSTDDYFKVQDTWLSFITPAQAPPVDLFPVMKYIPKFLAAWRREADNLHLAMKRYRYHMLNGAKAQHARIAQGVRGPENESIMTKLIMEGERPKGSKFGDHELALFGAGVLDAAVDTLIATASSMLLILGAYPDVQKQIQAEVDSIWRDESPGPEDLHKAVYLRACLIEAIRWRPAVPSGLPRVLARDDTYRGFKFPKGTTFLLHTWSIHMDEEWYDAPEEFRPERYLDNEWGVKPSMREAAKRQNRHPTYNFGIGRRVCPGLVYAENQALITIAKLTWGFDVIPKGPLDTSVETGFHDGLVMGVSHVDVDIHPRSEERKGKMLEDSARAETVVAAWVD, from the exons ATGTGGATCGTCTCCCTGCTCTGGTATCCAATTCTTCCAGCTGTCGCAGCGGCTATtctcgtcttcatcttcggaAGTTGGGTTCTCTCAACCAGGAGGCCCAAAGACTTCCCACCAggccctcctccagctcTGATCATGGGCAATGTGCTGCAACTGCCATCGGAGAAAAATTTCCTCAAGTTCCACGAGTGGAAGAAGACGTACGGCGACATCTTCGGTATCAAGATTGGGGCTGACAACTAT TCGGATCGACAGCAGCCGTACATCACCTCGCAAATCGTCAACCCGGGAACGCTTCTGTTCATGAACAACGACCACAACATCAAAAAGACGCGGACGGCTTTGAGACATCTCGTCGGAACTGCTGAGCTGCAACGTGCTATGACAGTGCAGACCGCGCATTCCGCGGTCCTGATGAAGCGTATCATGGAAGACCCAAAGAGCTTTCACGAGCATTTGAAGCAATGGGCCCTGGCTACACCTCTCTCCATTCTCAGCGGACAGGCTGTTTCGGAGAGTGGCGTTCTTTCGACAGACGACTACTTCAAGGTGCAGGACACTTGGCTCAGTTTCATCACGCCCGCCCAAGCGCCTCCAGTTGACCTTTTCCCTGTCATGAAGTACATCCCCAAGTTTCTCGCCGCTTGGAGGCGAGAGGCAGATAATCTGCATCTGGCCATGAAAAGATACAGGTACCACATGCTCAACGGCGCCAAAGCCCAGCACGCGAGGATTGCCCAGGGTGTGAGAGGCCCAGAGAACGAGTCAATCATGACGAAGCTCATCATGGAGGGCGAGAGGCCAAAGGGTTCGAAATTTGGGGACCATGAGCTCGCtctcttcggcgccggcgtgtTGGATGCCGCTGTTGATACCCTCATTGCCACGGCCAGCAGCATGCTGCTCATTCTGGGGGCATACCCTGATGTGCAGAAGCAAATCCAGGCTGAGGTGGACTCGATCTGGCGGGATGAATCACCAGGACCAGAAGACCTTCACAAGGCAGTCTATTTGAGAGCTTGCCTGATAGAA GCCATACGCTGGCGCCCTGCAGTCCCGTCAGGGCTTCCAAGGGTGCTCGCCCGAGACGACACCTACCGCGGCTTCAAGTTCCCCAAAGGAACCACATTCCTGCTGCACACGTGGTCCATCCATATGGACGAAGAGTGGTATGACGCACCCGAAGAGTTCCGACCCGAGCGATACCTGGACAACGAGTGGGGAGTCAAGCCGTCGATGCGGGAAGCCGCCAAGAGGCAGAACCGCCATCCGACCTACAACTTCGGTATCGGCCGGCGCGTGTGTCCCGGACTGGTCTATGCCGAGAACCAAGCCCTGATCACGATTGCCAAGTTGACATGGGGGTTTGACGTCATCCCCAAGGGGCCTCTGGATACGAGCGTCGAGACTGGGTTTCACGACGGGCTGGTGATGGGGGTCTCGCACGTTGATGTTGACATCCATCCCCGGAGcgaagagagaaagggcaAAATGTTGGAGGATAGTGCGAGGGCGGAGACGGTGGTTGCTGCTTGGGTTGACTGA